In one window of Scylla paramamosain isolate STU-SP2022 chromosome 38, ASM3559412v1, whole genome shotgun sequence DNA:
- the LOC135091922 gene encoding uncharacterized protein LOC135091922 produces the protein MEQANKHFILRTAERISFRFDIYLGDAGGKRSRADHEDVNVEKMSEPAKKKLIFSDDDMSPLPASPPPDAPSGQESQQQQPTSQSIPPPQESLMPPPTEAQPQRSDESTVGGKEGQEVKKKSQENRKKKNIPPNTPEDDSTPKLPVAPAAPRKKLVPRVIKTTPVIDSDDDDLFAFNSQMF, from the exons atggagcaagctAACAAACATTTCATCTTGAGAACTGCGG aacgcatctctttccgctttgatatctatctgggcgatgctgggggtaagcgaagccgtgctgaccatgaggatgtcaatgtggagaaaatgtcagaacctgcaaagaagaaattgatctttagtgatgacgacatgtcgccactgccggccagcccacctcctgacgctccatcaggacaggagtcgcaacagcagcagccgacATCGCAGTCGATTCCGCCACCTCAGGAGTCGCTGATGCCACCTCCGACCGAAGCACAGCCGCAACGGTCAGATGAGTCGACAGTAGGCGGcaaagagggtcaggaggtgaagaagaagtcgcaggaaaacagaaaaaaaaaaaatattccccctaacacgccagaggacgacagcacaccaaaactccccgttgctccagccgcccctcgtaagaagctggttcctagagttattaaaactacgcccgtcattgacagcgatgacgatgatctcttcgccttcaattcgcaaatgttttga